A region of Pseudarthrobacter sp. NIBRBAC000502770 DNA encodes the following proteins:
- a CDS encoding bifunctional 2-polyprenyl-6-hydroxyphenol methylase/3-demethylubiquinol 3-O-methyltransferase UbiG yields the protein MSEHQDTQQPEGHRHDGGAALGGIGGGIDAASAWDERYRSKARLWSGKPNPQLVREARGLRPGKALELGCGEGADAIWLAQQGWSVTAVDVSSVALERARSHELAELARESVHASNGTLESRITWQQADLTQWHPGNSYDLVTSQFLHSQELDWRVPLRAAASAVKAGGTLLVVGHHPDRLPPWGNDHHQHLDMFYTGDQLVQELGLDEPGWQVEVLTSRERPVTGPEGQEATIADVVLRATRLS from the coding sequence ATGAGCGAGCACCAGGACACGCAACAGCCCGAAGGGCACAGGCACGACGGCGGGGCTGCCCTGGGCGGTATTGGCGGCGGCATCGACGCGGCTTCTGCCTGGGACGAGCGGTACCGCAGCAAGGCAAGGCTGTGGAGCGGAAAGCCGAACCCGCAGCTGGTCCGGGAGGCCAGGGGCCTCCGGCCCGGGAAGGCCTTGGAACTGGGGTGCGGCGAAGGTGCCGACGCCATCTGGCTGGCGCAGCAGGGTTGGTCCGTGACCGCCGTCGACGTTTCCTCAGTTGCCTTGGAACGGGCCCGCTCGCACGAACTGGCCGAACTGGCGCGGGAAAGCGTGCACGCCTCAAACGGGACCCTGGAAAGCCGGATCACCTGGCAGCAGGCGGACCTGACGCAGTGGCACCCCGGGAACTCCTACGACCTGGTGACCTCGCAGTTCCTGCATTCCCAGGAACTGGACTGGCGGGTCCCCCTGCGGGCAGCGGCCTCGGCCGTCAAGGCAGGCGGAACGCTGCTGGTGGTGGGCCACCACCCGGACCGGCTTCCGCCCTGGGGCAACGACCACCACCAGCACCTGGACATGTTCTACACGGGCGACCAGCTGGTGCAGGAACTGGGACTGGATGAGCCCGGGTGGCAGGTGGAGGTCCTCACCAGCCGGGAGCGCCCGGTGACGGGGCCGGAAGGGCAGGAAGCGACCATCGCCGACGTCGTCCTGCGCGCCACCCGCCTCTCCTAA
- a CDS encoding aldo/keto reductase, producing the protein MANAPTESGSTGPAETVQLGDGLTVSPLGFGGMALTPVYGEVDPAEALQTLHHAVDAGVSFIDTADIYGGGSNEELISQLLKDRRDEVQLATKFALVGTPTDGYTDIRGDAAYVHEAVERSLQRLGTDVIDLYYMHRRDVRVPIQETVGAMAELVAQGKVRHLGLSEVTAQELQDAAAVHPIAAVQSEWSIWSRDVERNVVPAAAGLGVGFVPYSPLGRGFLTGTVDTASLGEKDFRRNIPRFAPDAASANQAVVDAVRTVADQLAATPAQVALAWLLAQGKRLGLPVVPIPGTRKAARIDENLGALALDLTPAHLEALDAASDGVVGSRSADPAWVSEGRE; encoded by the coding sequence ATGGCAAACGCACCCACCGAATCCGGCAGCACTGGACCCGCAGAAACTGTCCAGCTCGGCGACGGACTGACCGTCAGCCCCCTGGGCTTCGGCGGCATGGCCCTCACGCCGGTCTACGGCGAGGTGGACCCTGCCGAGGCGCTGCAGACCCTGCACCACGCCGTCGACGCCGGGGTCAGCTTCATCGACACCGCTGACATCTACGGCGGCGGCAGCAACGAGGAACTCATTTCCCAGTTGCTCAAGGACCGGCGGGACGAAGTCCAGCTGGCCACCAAGTTCGCGCTGGTGGGCACACCCACTGACGGCTACACGGACATCCGCGGTGACGCCGCCTATGTCCACGAGGCAGTGGAACGGAGCCTTCAGCGGCTTGGCACCGACGTGATCGACCTCTACTACATGCACCGCCGTGACGTCCGCGTCCCTATCCAGGAAACCGTGGGCGCCATGGCGGAGCTGGTCGCGCAGGGAAAGGTCAGGCACCTGGGCCTTTCCGAGGTGACGGCACAGGAACTGCAGGACGCGGCAGCGGTCCACCCGATCGCCGCGGTCCAGAGCGAATGGTCCATCTGGAGCCGGGACGTGGAACGCAATGTTGTTCCCGCCGCCGCCGGGCTGGGAGTGGGATTCGTCCCGTACTCCCCCCTGGGCCGTGGCTTCCTCACCGGAACCGTGGATACTGCCAGCCTGGGCGAGAAGGACTTCCGGCGGAACATCCCCCGGTTCGCCCCGGACGCCGCGAGCGCCAACCAGGCGGTGGTGGACGCCGTCCGGACTGTGGCGGACCAGCTGGCCGCCACGCCGGCGCAGGTTGCCCTGGCGTGGCTCCTCGCCCAGGGCAAGCGGCTCGGACTTCCGGTCGTCCCCATCCCCGGCACCCGCAAGGCCGCACGCATCGACGAAAACCTTGGCGCGCTTGCCCTGGACCTCACCCCGGCGCACCTGGAGGCCCTGGACGCGGCGTCGGACGGCGTCGTCGGCTCCCGTTCCGCGGACCCCGCCTGGGTGTCCGAGGGCCGCGAATAG
- a CDS encoding multidrug efflux SMR transporter — translation MVKRSVPWLVLLASAVLEAVWATALGLSDGFTRPLPTVVFAVTATLSMLGLGMAVRTIPLGTAYAIWVGIGAALTVGWAMATGVEPFSVVKLLFITGIVGCAAGLKALPAEKDAPLAPGGD, via the coding sequence ATGGTGAAGCGTTCCGTTCCGTGGCTGGTGCTGCTGGCGTCGGCCGTCCTGGAAGCTGTCTGGGCCACTGCGCTCGGCCTGTCCGACGGCTTCACCCGCCCGCTGCCCACCGTGGTCTTCGCCGTCACCGCCACGCTCAGCATGCTGGGCCTGGGCATGGCCGTCCGGACCATCCCGCTGGGTACGGCCTATGCCATCTGGGTGGGCATCGGCGCCGCGCTCACCGTGGGTTGGGCCATGGCCACCGGCGTGGAGCCGTTCAGCGTGGTGAAGCTGCTGTTCATCACGGGGATTGTGGGCTGCGCCGCAGGCCTGAAGGCGTTGCCGGCAGAAAAAGATGCGCCGCTGGCGCCCGGCGGTGACTAG
- a CDS encoding DEAD/DEAH box helicase codes for MTTFAALGTPKALADTLTAQGIVEPFPIQVKTLPDTLSGRDVLGRGRTGSGKTIAFAIPLVARLAEREAKYFRKPGRPMGLVLAPTRELATQINATIEPLAKAAGLNTTVIYGGISQARQEKALRAGVDIVIACPGRLEDLIRQRILTLEAVEITVLDEADHMADLGFLPVVKKLMDMTPSQGQRLLFSATLDNGVDKIVQRYLSNPLTHSVDDPQAAVTTMEHHVLVVNDQTVKKQLIVELASGAGRRVLFMRTKHHARKLAKTLTDAGIPAVDLHGNLSQNARDRNLAEFSNGDVRVLVATDVAARGVHVDDVELVIHVDPPTEHKAYLHRSGRTARAGSDGTVVTLTLPEQQADVKKLMKAAGVDVNFERVTANSPLVADLVGEIADKVDPRTRAALMAAKAPRQGGGTSTGANAERKRARRQAAPTTGGRGGRGGRGKVSAEPARSDATRAERRAVAFEGRTEARAAFDRNAEQNEDRAVAAAAARRNARGRGTASTHRNDVPAAGGRSSAGRGSDGRAAEGRGDSRITRSDAPRGGTGRPASGGRPASGGGQRSGRPATGQRAAAGNSGQRSGAAGGNKAVWSSNTGGTSGGSYGSGSGGNGGSGRPARSGPRRASAPASNERRGR; via the coding sequence ATGACTACTTTTGCTGCCCTCGGTACTCCCAAGGCCCTTGCAGACACCCTTACCGCCCAGGGAATAGTTGAACCGTTCCCCATCCAGGTGAAGACCCTTCCGGACACGCTGTCCGGCCGTGACGTCCTGGGCCGGGGCCGGACCGGATCCGGTAAGACCATTGCTTTCGCTATCCCGCTTGTAGCAAGACTCGCTGAGCGGGAAGCCAAGTACTTCCGGAAGCCCGGACGCCCCATGGGCCTGGTCCTGGCGCCCACCCGTGAACTGGCAACCCAGATCAACGCCACCATCGAGCCGCTGGCCAAGGCCGCCGGCCTGAACACCACCGTGATCTACGGCGGCATCTCCCAGGCCCGGCAGGAAAAGGCGCTGCGTGCCGGCGTCGACATCGTCATCGCCTGCCCCGGCCGCCTGGAGGACCTGATCCGCCAGCGCATCCTCACCCTCGAGGCTGTGGAGATCACCGTCCTGGACGAGGCCGACCACATGGCCGACCTCGGCTTCCTGCCCGTGGTCAAGAAGCTCATGGACATGACCCCCAGCCAGGGCCAGCGCCTGCTCTTCTCCGCCACCCTGGACAACGGCGTGGACAAGATCGTCCAGCGCTACCTGTCCAACCCGCTCACCCACTCGGTGGACGATCCGCAGGCCGCGGTGACCACCATGGAGCACCATGTGCTGGTGGTCAACGACCAGACCGTCAAGAAGCAGCTGATCGTTGAGCTTGCCTCCGGCGCCGGCCGCCGCGTCCTGTTCATGCGGACCAAGCACCACGCCCGCAAGCTGGCCAAGACCCTGACCGACGCCGGCATCCCCGCTGTGGACCTGCACGGCAACCTCTCGCAGAATGCCCGTGACCGCAACCTCGCCGAGTTCTCCAACGGCGACGTCCGCGTCCTGGTGGCCACCGACGTCGCCGCCCGCGGTGTGCACGTGGACGACGTCGAACTGGTCATCCACGTGGACCCGCCCACCGAGCACAAGGCGTACCTGCACCGTTCCGGCCGCACCGCGCGTGCCGGCTCCGACGGCACCGTGGTCACGCTGACCCTCCCGGAGCAGCAGGCCGACGTCAAGAAGCTCATGAAGGCTGCCGGCGTCGATGTGAACTTTGAGCGCGTCACGGCCAACTCCCCGCTCGTGGCCGACCTGGTGGGCGAGATCGCCGACAAGGTTGACCCGCGCACCCGCGCCGCCCTGATGGCCGCCAAGGCCCCCCGCCAGGGCGGGGGCACCTCCACCGGCGCCAACGCGGAGCGCAAGCGCGCACGCCGCCAGGCCGCCCCCACCACCGGTGGGCGTGGCGGCCGCGGCGGCCGCGGCAAGGTTTCGGCCGAGCCCGCCCGCAGTGACGCGACCCGCGCCGAACGCCGGGCCGTTGCCTTCGAAGGCCGCACGGAGGCCCGTGCAGCATTCGACCGCAACGCGGAGCAGAACGAGGACCGCGCAGTGGCAGCAGCCGCTGCCCGCCGCAACGCCCGCGGCCGTGGCACCGCTTCCACGCATCGCAACGACGTTCCCGCAGCAGGTGGCCGCTCATCGGCCGGCCGCGGTTCCGACGGCCGTGCAGCGGAGGGCCGGGGCGACTCCCGGATCACCCGCAGCGATGCTCCCCGCGGCGGCACGGGCCGTCCCGCCTCAGGTGGACGCCCCGCGTCCGGTGGTGGCCAGCGCAGCGGACGCCCCGCAACCGGCCAGCGCGCAGCAGCGGGCAACTCCGGCCAGCGCTCCGGTGCAGCCGGCGGAAACAAGGCCGTCTGGTCTTCCAACACCGGCGGAACCTCGGGTGGGTCCTACGGTTCCGGCAGCGGCGGCAATGGCGGCTCGGGCCGTCCCGCCCGCAGCGGTCCCCGCCGCGCGTCCGCCCCGGCGTCGAACGAGCGCCGCGGCCGCTAG
- a CDS encoding putative quinol monooxygenase codes for MPAIVHFEVQFKPEHVADAAKYLAETLAATRAWPGNQGIEALVDDADPCHILVVETWATTQDHDDYAAWRATPEGRSALHEVLAAQPSKQVYSTTLPLGL; via the coding sequence GTGCCTGCCATCGTCCACTTCGAAGTCCAATTCAAGCCCGAGCATGTCGCCGACGCCGCCAAATATCTGGCTGAAACCCTCGCCGCCACCCGAGCGTGGCCCGGCAACCAGGGCATCGAAGCGCTGGTGGATGACGCCGACCCCTGCCACATCCTGGTGGTGGAAACCTGGGCCACCACCCAGGACCACGACGACTACGCCGCCTGGCGGGCCACGCCGGAAGGCAGGAGCGCGCTGCACGAGGTACTCGCCGCGCAGCCGTCCAAGCAGGTTTACTCCACCACCCTGCCGCTCGGCCTCTAG
- a CDS encoding multidrug efflux SMR transporter, translating into MPWIILILSGALEAVWAAALHRTSQVSGRRRIAPAALFLAAVAASTGGLAVAMQAIPTGTAYAVWVGVGVVLTSAYAMVTRVERPTAARLLLLSGIAACVVGLKVVA; encoded by the coding sequence ATGCCGTGGATCATCCTCATTCTTTCCGGCGCGCTGGAGGCCGTGTGGGCAGCGGCGCTGCACCGGACCTCGCAGGTTTCCGGACGCCGCCGAATCGCCCCCGCGGCCCTGTTCCTGGCGGCCGTTGCCGCCAGCACCGGCGGCCTTGCCGTGGCCATGCAGGCCATTCCCACCGGAACGGCCTATGCCGTGTGGGTGGGCGTGGGGGTGGTCCTCACCTCCGCCTACGCGATGGTCACCAGGGTTGAACGCCCGACGGCGGCGCGCCTGCTCCTGCTGTCCGGCATCGCCGCGTGCGTGGTTGGCCTGAAGGTGGTGGCGTGA
- a CDS encoding MFS transporter — MQDSTLPGTRDAAGIFRPPYLWVTVGTCALVFLAAFESLAVTTIMPLVSRELNGGSLYALAFAGPMATGVIGMVGAGNWSDRRGPASPLYASVALFVAGLLIAGTSVTMPLLVAGRLVQGLGGGALTVALYVLVARFFPGQLHARIFAAFSAAWVVPSLVGPFAAGVVAQVFSWHWVFLGVVGLVIPALAMIVPVLRGLDGPDADGQPAGNGQAEETAPPWALGRLGWAALAALAVLGLNLSADAGIPGFPAATALLALAAVVLALVAVRPLVPPGTLAARRGLPSVILARGLASASFFGAEVYLPYLLIDQYSFPPTLAGLTLTGGALAWAGAAAVQGRMGTRLPHRRAVQAGSLMVLAAITLALATTALHWPAATAIAGWVLAGGGMGLLYPRLSVMTLALSTKEDEGFNSSAMSISDSLGGALSLATTGIVFAAFTTPAQSFAGVFAFAAAIGVAAAVVAPRVTTPAPRAG, encoded by the coding sequence GTGCAGGACTCCACGCTCCCGGGAACCCGCGACGCCGCCGGAATCTTCCGGCCCCCGTACCTGTGGGTGACCGTGGGAACCTGCGCCCTGGTGTTCCTCGCCGCCTTCGAATCGCTTGCCGTGACCACCATCATGCCCCTGGTCAGCCGGGAGTTGAACGGCGGAAGCCTCTACGCGCTGGCCTTTGCTGGGCCCATGGCCACCGGCGTGATCGGCATGGTGGGGGCGGGAAACTGGTCTGACCGCCGGGGCCCCGCCTCACCGCTGTACGCCTCCGTGGCCCTGTTCGTGGCGGGCCTGCTGATCGCGGGGACTTCCGTGACCATGCCTCTGCTCGTCGCCGGCCGCCTGGTGCAGGGCCTCGGCGGCGGCGCCCTCACTGTTGCGCTCTACGTGCTCGTGGCGCGGTTCTTCCCGGGCCAGTTGCACGCCAGGATCTTCGCTGCCTTCTCGGCGGCCTGGGTGGTCCCGTCCCTGGTGGGGCCCTTCGCCGCCGGTGTGGTGGCCCAGGTCTTCAGCTGGCACTGGGTGTTCCTGGGCGTGGTGGGCCTGGTCATTCCGGCGCTGGCCATGATCGTCCCGGTGCTGCGCGGACTGGACGGCCCCGACGCGGACGGACAGCCGGCCGGAAACGGGCAGGCGGAAGAAACTGCGCCGCCGTGGGCCCTGGGCCGGCTGGGATGGGCGGCACTGGCCGCGCTCGCGGTGCTGGGGCTCAATCTTTCCGCGGACGCCGGCATCCCCGGCTTCCCGGCAGCCACGGCACTGCTGGCGCTCGCCGCCGTCGTCCTGGCCTTGGTGGCCGTGCGCCCCTTGGTGCCCCCAGGCACCCTCGCCGCCCGCCGCGGGCTGCCGAGCGTGATCCTGGCGCGCGGGCTCGCGTCGGCGTCGTTCTTCGGCGCCGAGGTCTACCTTCCGTATCTGCTGATCGACCAGTATTCGTTCCCGCCCACGCTGGCCGGGCTGACCCTCACCGGCGGCGCGCTCGCCTGGGCGGGGGCTGCCGCCGTCCAGGGCCGGATGGGCACGCGGCTGCCCCACCGCCGCGCCGTCCAGGCCGGATCGCTTATGGTCCTGGCCGCGATAACCCTGGCCCTGGCCACCACCGCGCTGCACTGGCCGGCCGCCACCGCCATCGCGGGCTGGGTGCTGGCAGGGGGCGGCATGGGCCTGCTCTACCCACGCCTCAGCGTGATGACCCTGGCGCTGTCCACCAAGGAGGACGAAGGCTTCAACAGCTCCGCCATGTCCATCTCCGACTCCCTGGGCGGGGCGTTGTCGCTGGCCACCACCGGGATTGTCTTCGCCGCGTTCACCACGCCGGCCCAGTCCTTCGCAGGAGTGTTCGCCTTCGCCGCAGCCATCGGGGTCGCGGCGGCAGTGGTGGCGCCCCGCGTCACCACCCCGGCTCCTCGGGCAGGTTAG
- a CDS encoding nucleoside/nucleotide kinase family protein, giving the protein MHSPEITMAVDALRRRLVRGTRTILGIAGAPGSGKSTFAAWLQEQFSPGASVVVPMDGFHLGNAIIEGTPLRQRKGAIDTFDAGGYLSLLRRLSLRDEAVVYAPEFRRTLDEPVAASIAVPADVQLVITEGNYLLADQEPWKDVRAQLDEVWFLKTPPALRLQRLVERHVSFGMEREAAVAWATGPDEANARLIQATRPAADRVLPWL; this is encoded by the coding sequence ATGCACTCCCCCGAGATCACCATGGCCGTCGACGCGCTGCGGCGCCGGCTGGTGCGCGGAACGCGGACCATCCTGGGCATAGCGGGGGCGCCGGGGTCCGGCAAATCCACCTTCGCCGCCTGGCTGCAGGAGCAGTTCAGCCCCGGCGCCTCAGTGGTGGTGCCGATGGACGGGTTCCACCTGGGCAACGCAATTATCGAGGGGACCCCGCTCCGGCAGCGCAAGGGAGCCATTGATACGTTCGACGCCGGTGGCTACCTTTCCCTGCTGCGCCGCCTGTCGCTCCGGGACGAGGCAGTTGTGTACGCACCGGAGTTCAGGCGCACCCTGGACGAGCCGGTGGCCGCTTCGATCGCCGTCCCGGCCGACGTCCAGCTGGTGATCACCGAGGGAAACTACCTGTTGGCGGACCAGGAACCGTGGAAGGACGTGCGGGCGCAGCTGGACGAAGTGTGGTTCCTCAAAACGCCGCCCGCGCTCCGGCTGCAGCGCCTGGTGGAACGGCACGTTTCGTTCGGCATGGAACGGGAGGCTGCGGTTGCCTGGGCCACTGGACCTGACGAAGCCAATGCCCGCCTGATCCAGGCCACCCGCCCGGCAGCGGACCGCGTCCTACCTTGGCTGTAA
- a CDS encoding MBL fold metallo-hydrolase, whose amino-acid sequence MDSLRYDLPAITIRSIPVSEMDNNVYLLTAKESGAQVLIDAADDFPAIQQLLADGAGDTSAAPRLALIATTHQHWDHVRALKELVDATGAPAAAGADDADALPVPVEIRLNHGDVGKFDGFELTAVHLRGHTPGSIAFVYEDPEGPAHIFSGDSLFPGGVGNTQKDPERFNQLLSDVTERLFGAYPDTAVVHPGHGKPTTLGAERPHLGEWRARGW is encoded by the coding sequence ATGGACTCACTTCGATACGACCTGCCGGCGATCACCATCCGCAGCATCCCGGTCAGCGAGATGGACAACAACGTGTACCTGCTGACGGCAAAGGAGAGCGGCGCACAGGTGCTGATCGATGCCGCTGACGATTTTCCTGCCATCCAGCAGCTGCTGGCGGACGGGGCCGGGGACACGTCGGCGGCCCCGCGGCTTGCGCTGATTGCCACCACGCACCAGCATTGGGACCACGTGCGCGCCCTGAAGGAACTGGTGGACGCCACGGGAGCACCGGCAGCCGCCGGAGCGGACGACGCCGATGCGCTGCCGGTCCCCGTTGAGATCCGGCTGAACCATGGCGACGTCGGGAAGTTCGACGGCTTCGAGCTCACCGCCGTGCACCTGCGCGGCCACACCCCGGGCTCCATTGCCTTCGTGTACGAGGACCCGGAAGGACCTGCGCACATCTTCTCCGGCGACTCCCTGTTCCCCGGCGGCGTAGGCAATACCCAGAAGGACCCGGAACGGTTCAACCAGCTACTGTCAGACGTCACGGAGCGGCTGTTCGGCGCCTACCCGGACACCGCCGTCGTGCATCCCGGGCATGGCAAGCCCACCACGCTGGGTGCGGAGCGCCCGCATCTTGGGGAGTGGCGCGCCCGCGGCTGGTAA